The following proteins come from a genomic window of Candidatus Woesearchaeota archaeon:
- a CDS encoding pyruvate ferredoxin oxidoreductase (catalyzes the formation of acetyl-CoA from pyruvate and coenzyme A), whose amino-acid sequence MNLKELSLKENRFVPGHRACAGCGFPQIINTVLKATGNVVASCATGCMEVTSTVYPHTAWKVPWIHSLFENAAATISGVETAYNVLKRKGKVKKDIKFVAFGGDGGTYDIGLQSLSGAAERGHKFVYVLYDNEAYMNTGVQRSSGTPFGAATTTSPDGKIHHGKEQFKKDIAKIMAAHNIPYVAQTTVAHWNDLYTKAEKAFNADGPAFLNVLQPCTLGWKFPGNMAIEIAKLAAESRFWPLYEVENGVYKLNYDPAKPIPVSDYLKTQGRFAHLFKQENKEILEKIQKNVDEEWEKLLKLCRK is encoded by the coding sequence ATGAACCTTAAAGAATTATCCTTGAAAGAGAACAGGTTTGTACCGGGCCATAGGGCATGCGCTGGCTGCGGATTCCCCCAGATAATCAACACTGTATTGAAAGCCACAGGCAATGTTGTTGCATCGTGCGCAACAGGCTGTATGGAGGTCACATCAACAGTTTATCCTCATACTGCATGGAAAGTTCCCTGGATCCATTCATTATTTGAAAACGCAGCTGCAACAATTTCAGGAGTTGAAACAGCATATAATGTCTTGAAAAGAAAAGGAAAAGTAAAGAAAGACATCAAGTTTGTTGCATTCGGCGGCGACGGCGGAACTTATGATATTGGCCTGCAAAGCTTATCAGGAGCAGCTGAGCGAGGCCATAAATTTGTTTATGTGCTTTATGACAACGAAGCTTACATGAACACCGGCGTTCAGAGAAGCTCCGGAACTCCGTTTGGAGCAGCGACAACAACCTCGCCAGATGGAAAAATTCATCATGGCAAAGAGCAGTTTAAAAAAGACATTGCGAAGATCATGGCTGCCCATAATATCCCTTATGTTGCGCAGACAACTGTTGCGCATTGGAATGATCTCTATACAAAAGCAGAGAAAGCGTTTAATGCAGACGGCCCGGCATTTCTGAATGTTCTGCAGCCCTGCACTCTTGGATGGAAATTCCCCGGAAACATGGCAATAGAGATTGCAAAGCTTGCAGCTGAGAGCAGGTTCTGGCCTTTGTACGAAGTTGAGAACGGAGTTTACAAGCTGAATTACGATCCTGCAAAACCGATCCCAGTCTCAGACTACTTAAAGACGCAAGGAAGATTTGCGCATTTATTTAAGCAAGAAAACAAGGAAATTCTTGAAAAGATCCAGAAGAATGTTGATGAAGAGTGGGAGAAATTATTGAAATTGTGTAGGAAATAG
- the porA gene encoding pyruvate ferredoxin oxidoreductase, whose protein sequence is MPNKKTLALTGDEAAAEAMRQIDPDVIPSYPITPQTFIIETFAQFYADGKVSGETVDAESEHSAMSIAVGASAAGARVMTASSSQGIALMFEVLNVASGLRLPIVMNVVNRALSSPLNIHCDHSDSMACRDTGWIQLYSEDAQEVYDHNLIAIKLAESKNVLLPVMVCQDGFITSHCVANVEILDDNIVKKFAGNYEPKYSLLDVDRPITYGAIQLQNYNFETKSQLDDAMQGAKKEFLKIGSEISKITGREYGYFEEYKSKDAKAVIVVLNSTAGIVKDVVDELRSKGKKVGLLKIRLFRPFPYGEVNEALKNAEKIAVLDRAESYGANAPLYSEILNSLFVLDKKPDVSGIVFGLGGREIFKKDIEGIFDTLLANKKQEKYAGLRK, encoded by the coding sequence ATGCCCAATAAAAAAACACTTGCATTAACAGGGGATGAAGCAGCAGCAGAGGCAATGCGGCAGATCGATCCTGATGTAATTCCGTCTTACCCGATAACCCCGCAGACTTTCATTATTGAAACATTTGCCCAGTTTTATGCAGACGGAAAAGTTTCAGGGGAAACAGTTGATGCAGAGTCAGAGCACAGCGCAATGAGCATTGCTGTTGGAGCAAGCGCAGCAGGCGCAAGGGTAATGACAGCATCATCTTCGCAGGGAATCGCATTGATGTTTGAAGTCCTCAATGTCGCTTCAGGCTTGAGGCTGCCGATTGTCATGAATGTTGTCAACAGGGCGCTGTCATCTCCGTTAAACATACACTGCGACCATTCTGATTCAATGGCATGCAGAGATACAGGATGGATCCAGCTCTACAGCGAGGATGCGCAGGAAGTTTACGATCACAATCTAATCGCAATCAAATTAGCAGAATCAAAAAATGTCTTATTGCCGGTCATGGTCTGCCAGGACGGATTTATAACTTCGCACTGTGTTGCAAATGTTGAGATTTTAGATGACAACATTGTTAAAAAATTTGCAGGCAATTACGAGCCAAAGTATTCGTTGCTCGATGTTGATCGCCCAATAACTTATGGCGCAATACAGCTCCAGAATTATAATTTTGAAACAAAAAGCCAGCTCGATGATGCTATGCAGGGCGCAAAAAAGGAATTCCTGAAAATAGGCAGTGAAATCTCAAAAATAACAGGCAGGGAATATGGCTATTTTGAGGAATATAAATCAAAGGATGCAAAAGCTGTTATTGTTGTGCTGAACTCAACTGCAGGCATTGTGAAAGATGTTGTTGATGAATTAAGGAGCAAGGGAAAGAAAGTTGGATTGTTAAAAATAAGATTGTTCAGGCCATTTCCATATGGCGAGGTAAATGAAGCATTAAAGAATGCAGAAAAGATTGCTGTTCTGGACAGGGCAGAGTCTTATGGCGCGAATGCACCGCTTTATTCTGAAATTTTAAATTCATTGTTCGTATTAGACAAAAAGCCGGATGTTTCAGGCATTGTATTTGGCCTGGGTGGAAGGGAGATTTTCAAGAAAGACATTGAAGGCATTTTTGATACTTTATTGGCAAATAAAAAACAGGAAAAATATGCAGGATTAAGAAAATGA
- a CDS encoding 4Fe-4S binding protein, whose amino-acid sequence MKQKTKLMSSKEMPIGGIVLEPGSTLKEETGSWRAERPVYDASKCNQDMICAQHCPDMCIIVVKDKKTGAKRLGTDFRYCKGCGVCSQVCPVKAITMKPEGEFKK is encoded by the coding sequence ATGAAGCAAAAAACTAAGCTAATGTCGAGCAAGGAAATGCCGATTGGCGGCATAGTTTTAGAGCCAGGCTCAACCTTAAAAGAAGAAACCGGATCATGGAGGGCAGAAAGGCCTGTTTATGATGCATCTAAATGCAACCAGGATATGATCTGCGCGCAGCACTGCCCTGATATGTGCATAATTGTTGTTAAAGATAAAAAAACAGGAGCAAAGCGCCTAGGCACGGATTTCAGGTACTGCAAGGGATGTGGAGTATGCAGCCAAGTGTGCCCTGTAAAAGCAATTACAATGAAGCCGGAAGGAGAATTTAAAAAATAA